DNA from Streptosporangiales bacterium:
CGACTGCTGAACGTGCCCAGCGACGAGCAGCCGACCGCGAAACAGACCTCGGTGACGCTGAGGTCGCCGCGACGTAGCAGCGCCATCGCGCGCTCGATGCGCCGCGTCATCAGGTAGCCGTACGGGGACTCGCCGTACGCGCGCCGGAACTCGCGGCTGAGGTGCCCGGCCGACATGTGCGCGCCGCGGGCCAGTGCCTCGACGTCCAGCGGCTGCGCGTACTCCCGGTCGATCCGGTCACGAACGCGGCGCAGCCGCGCGAGGTCGCGCAGGTGCTGTGCGGCGGCGGGCCCGGTGGTCACCTGCAAGATCGTGCCACGTCGCGCCGGAGTTGCCTAGCGCCGCGCCCTGTCGCCGTGCCGTCCCGGACGACCGGTCAGGTGACTGCGTCGGACTCACAGTCCGAACGCCTGTGTCACCCGCTCGGCCAGCTCATCCTCGGTCGTCGTGATGTCGACCTCGATGAGGCGTAGGTCGACACGCTTCACCTCTTCGAACAAGTGCTCCGTGAACAGCCGATCACGCTCGAGCAGGTTGCGCAGCGCCCTCTCCGGATCACTGGTCTTCCAGGCGATCTCCCACGTGAAGCCCCGACTGTCGAACGCGGCCCGACGGAAGTCTGGCGTCGGGAGGAGCCAGACGGCGTGACCAGGCACCGCGAGGAGGGGCTTCACGAGGTGTGGCAACAGTCGGAAGCCGTCGACGACCACGCGATGGTCCCGCGGAAGGCGGAGCAGGTCATCAACGATCAGGCCGAAGCCCTCACCCCGAAACCAATGGAACGTCTCGAGCATCGTCTCGGGAGATCGGTCCACCCAACGCTCGTCCATGTCCATGGCAGCGAACTCGCTCAGGAACGGACTGTCTTCCGGTGTGCTCCGGCCGGCGTGATCCGACATGACGTCGTCAGTCGCGAAGTGGCGCAGGCCGCGCTGGGCCGCGATGCGACGAGCGATGGTCGACTTGCCCGCACCGCTCCCGCCACCGATCCAGTAGACGTGCCCGAGCCGCGCCCGCAGCGCTGCGGCGTCGGCAGGCTCTCCGCGTCGTTCGGCTCGCATACGATCACTGTATGAGCGACCGGAGGTCGGTCGACGAAACGGCTCGCCCGACGTCGCGAGCCGCCCCGCGAGCGGTGCGCTCTGCCTGTCAGGAGTGCCGTCGAGCCGTCGCGCTCGCCCTGTCCGTGGTCGCGCATAACGTGGGTGCACGCAGAGCCCGATGCCGAGGAGCGTCATGACCACCCTGACCGAACGCCCGAACACCGCACTACTCGTCATCGACGTCCAGAACGACGTCATGACCGGCGTGCACCACCGTGAGGCTGTCATCGCCAACATCGCCCTCCTGGTGGACAGGGCCAGAGCAGAGAACGCGCCCGTCGTGTGGGTGCAGCACTCCGCCGACGGCATGCCCCAAGGCAGCGACGGCTGGCGCTACGTTCCCGAGCTCACCCAGGACGGGTCGGAGCCGGTGGTGCACAAGCGGTACGGCGACTCC
Protein-coding regions in this window:
- a CDS encoding helix-turn-helix domain-containing protein — translated: MTTGPAAAQHLRDLARLRRVRDRIDREYAQPLDVEALARGAHMSAGHLSREFRRAYGESPYGYLMTRRIERAMALLRRGDLSVTEVCFAVGCSSLGTFSSR